CCGGGGCAGTTTCAAATGAAACCGCAACCGATGCGATGTAATCCATCAGGTTGCATCGCCGGCAACACTCGGGGCATTTCAGGCCGGCCGATCCGGTTGCGGCATTATTGGAAATGCCCCGGAATTTTTCTTCCCGCGCGGCGGCGGGGGCGAGGTCACACGATCATGCCCGCGGCGACCGTGGCGTGGGTGAATTCGTCCACCAGGATAAAGGCGCCGGTCTGCCGGTTGCGATGGTAGGAATCCGCTCCGAGCGGAGTCGTGGTGCGCAGGCGGATGCGCGCGATGTCGTTCATGCCGATTTCGAAATCGCTTTCGATTTTGTGCAGCGTGTTGATGTCAACCTTGTAGCGCACTTCCTTGACCACGGTCTTGGTTTCGCGGGTCGTGTGGCGGAGGAGGTATTTGCCGTTGGGCTGGAGTTTTTTGTCCGAGGCAAACCAGCAAATCATGGCCTCGACGTCCTGGGTGGCCGCGGGCGGGTTGTTGGGTTTCACCAGCATGTCGCCGCGCGAAATGTCGATGTCGTCCTCCAGCGTGATGGTGACGGACATGGGCGTGAATGCCTCCGGAACGGGACCGTCGGGGCCGTGGATTTCCTTGATGCGGCTGGTGAAGCCGGAGGGAAAGGCGACGACGGAATCGCCGGGTTTGAAGACGCCGCCGGCGACGCGTCCGGCAAAACCGCGGAAGTCATGCCAGGCGTCGTTGTTTGGCCGGATGACGGTTTGCACGGGGAAGCGGGCGTCGATGTGATTGGCGTCGCTGCCGATGTAGACGGTCTCGAGCGTGTAGAGCAGCGGGCCGCCTTCGTACCACGGCGTGCGGGGGGATTTTTCGACCACGTTGTCGCCGTGAAGCGCGCTGATCGGGATGAATTTTATGTCCGGGATTTCGAGCCTGGAGGCGAAGCGCGAGAACTGCTGGACGATGCCGTCGTAAACCGCCTTGTCGAAATCGACGAGGTCCATCTTGTTCACGCAGACGACGAGGTGGGGGATGCGGAGCAGCGAGGCGATGAAGGAGTGCCGGAGGGTTTGCTCGACGATGCCGTTGCGCGCGTCGATGAGGATGATGGCGAGGTTGGCGGTCGAGGCGCCGGTGACCATGTTGCGCGTGTATTGGATATGGCCGGGCGTGTCGGCGATGATGAACTTGCGGCGCGGCGTGGCGAAGTAGCGGTAGGCGACGTCGATGGTGATGCCTTGCTCGCGCTCGGCGCGAAGCCCGTCGGTGAGGAGGGCGAGATTGAGGTGCTCCTCGCCGCGCTGCTCGGTGGCGCGCTCGATGGCGTCGAGCTGGTCGTCGAAGATGGCTTTCGAGTCGTAGAGCAGGCGCCCGATGAGGGTGGATTTCCCGTCGTCCACGCTTCCCGCCGTGGTGAAGCGGAGAAGATCCATGGAAAGGTAATGCTCGTCGGTGGCGGCGGACGCGGGGAATGCAGATTGCGAATTGCGGATTGCGGAATTATCGGCGGACGCGGTGGCTGTTGTGTTTGCGGTGGTCATGGGAAAGGCGGCGGTGGTGGAGATTGCGGAATTATCGGCGGGCGCGGTGGCGGATTGTTTTCGGGCATGTGGAGCGGCTTGCGTTTGCGGAGGTTTTGAAATCCGCATTCCGAAATCCGCATTCCGCATTTCAGAAGTATCCCGCCTTCTTGCGGTCCTCCATGGCGGTCTCGGAGCGTTTGTCGTCGGCGCGGGCGCCGCGCTCGGTCACGCGGGCGGCGGCGACTTCCTGGATGATCTCGGCAAGCGTGGCGGCGGAGGACTCGACCGCGCCGGTGCAGGTGGCGTCGCCGACGGTGCGGAAGCGCACGCGGCGGCGCCCGAATTTCTCGCCGGGCAGCAGCGTGATGTGCGGGGTGTTGGCGAGGAGCACGCCGTCGCGGTCAACCACCTCGCGCTCGTGCGAGAAGTAGATGGTCGGAATGGCGAGCTGCTCGCGCGCGATGTATTGCCAGACGTCCATCTCGGTCCAGTTGCTGAGCGGGAAAACGCGAAAGTGCTCGCCGGGATGCTTGCGTCCGTTGAAGAGGTTCCAGAGT
This genomic stretch from Termitidicoccus mucosus harbors:
- a CDS encoding sulfate adenylyltransferase subunit 1, which translates into the protein MDLLRFTTAGSVDDGKSTLIGRLLYDSKAIFDDQLDAIERATEQRGEEHLNLALLTDGLRAEREQGITIDVAYRYFATPRRKFIIADTPGHIQYTRNMVTGASTANLAIILIDARNGIVEQTLRHSFIASLLRIPHLVVCVNKMDLVDFDKAVYDGIVQQFSRFASRLEIPDIKFIPISALHGDNVVEKSPRTPWYEGGPLLYTLETVYIGSDANHIDARFPVQTVIRPNNDAWHDFRGFAGRVAGGVFKPGDSVVAFPSGFTSRIKEIHGPDGPVPEAFTPMSVTITLEDDIDISRGDMLVKPNNPPAATQDVEAMICWFASDKKLQPNGKYLLRHTTRETKTVVKEVRYKVDINTLHKIESDFEIGMNDIARIRLRTTTPLGADSYHRNRQTGAFILVDEFTHATVAAGMIV